In Vitis riparia cultivar Riparia Gloire de Montpellier isolate 1030 chromosome 19, EGFV_Vit.rip_1.0, whole genome shotgun sequence, the following proteins share a genomic window:
- the LOC117908216 gene encoding eukaryotic translation initiation factor 3 subunit G-like: MKSMEEKQKATGENEDVAVFRNEENVIRVGNLSEDTHETDLHELFSRFGPPTRVYVAIDHKFDLSRGFGYANFVNKEDAERAIDKLNGFVYDILVLQVGWSPPRSLFDWDPNGNQGPMVP, from the coding sequence ATGAAATCcatggaagagaaacagaaagcAACTGGTGAAAATGAAGACGTGGCAGTGTTTAGGAATGAGGAAAATGTTATCCGGGTCGGCAATCTCTCAGAGGACACTCATGAAACTGACTTGCATGAACTATTTAGCCGTTTTGGGCCACCAACCCGTGTTTATGTTGCCATTGACCACAAGTTTGATTTGAGCAGAGGCTTTGGGTATGCTAATTTTGTCAACAAGGAAGATGCTGAGAGAGCTATCGATAAGCTCAATGGATTTGTTTATGACATTCTCGTCCTGCAAGTTGGGTGGTCCCCACCAAGATCATTATTTGACTGGGATCCCAATGGCAATCAGGGCCCCATGGTGCCATAG